The proteins below come from a single Streptomyces spongiicola genomic window:
- a CDS encoding HAD family hydrolase, producing MKLFVLWDIDHTLIENAGVSKEIYAAAFSELSGREPTEAARTEGRTDRLIMRDMFVREGLPVPDWHFIETALAQAGEARLEELRRRGTALPGVHEALKAASAQGGWVSSVLTGNIASNARVKLSAFGLESLLDLPVGAYGADAELRPHLVAVARERAQRLRGVSADVPTVLVGDTPRDVEAALTTGSRILAVASGIHTPEELTAAGATDVLPDLSDTKRVLSMVESFAGH from the coding sequence ATGAAGCTCTTCGTCCTGTGGGACATTGACCACACCCTGATCGAGAACGCGGGGGTGAGCAAGGAGATCTACGCCGCTGCCTTCTCAGAGCTCTCGGGACGCGAGCCCACGGAGGCGGCGCGTACTGAGGGGCGTACGGATCGACTGATCATGCGCGACATGTTCGTCCGCGAAGGGCTTCCCGTACCTGACTGGCACTTCATCGAGACCGCGCTCGCCCAGGCGGGGGAAGCGCGCCTGGAGGAGCTGCGCAGGCGCGGGACTGCCCTGCCTGGTGTCCATGAGGCGCTGAAGGCCGCCTCCGCTCAGGGCGGTTGGGTCTCCTCCGTTCTCACCGGCAACATCGCTTCCAACGCTCGTGTGAAGCTGTCCGCGTTCGGCCTCGAATCGCTGCTGGATCTACCGGTGGGCGCCTACGGAGCGGACGCTGAGCTCCGTCCCCATCTGGTCGCTGTCGCCCGCGAGCGCGCGCAGCGACTTCGCGGTGTTTCGGCCGACGTCCCCACCGTCCTCGTGGGGGACACCCCGCGCGACGTCGAAGCAGCTCTGACCACGGGCTCCAGGATCCTCGCCGTCGCCTCCGGCATCCACACGCCGGAGGAACTGACCGCGGCCGGCGCTACTGACGTCCTGCCCGACCTGTCGGACACGAAGCGCGTCCTCAGCATGGTGGAGTCCTTCGCAGGTCACTGA
- a CDS encoding class IV adenylate cyclase: MKHEYEAKFLAVDAAGLQAKLTALGAVQAFPRTLLTRKIFENDSLDGGAWIRLRDEGTRSTLTLKQVTDATTIDGTKEIETEVTDLHAMADILRRVGLTEVRYQENYREEWRLGEVAFDFDTWPDLPTFLEIEGPDEASVRQAAALLDLDYSEARFGSVDEIYKSEAGRDILAEPTLLFSDAEKQEDAATTAQTR, encoded by the coding sequence ATGAAGCACGAGTACGAGGCGAAGTTCCTGGCCGTCGACGCCGCCGGCCTCCAGGCCAAGCTGACCGCCCTCGGCGCCGTCCAGGCGTTCCCCCGCACGCTCCTCACCCGCAAGATCTTCGAGAACGACTCCCTGGATGGCGGGGCCTGGATTCGGCTGCGTGACGAGGGCACCCGCTCGACGCTCACGCTCAAGCAGGTCACCGACGCCACGACGATCGACGGCACCAAGGAGATCGAGACCGAGGTCACCGACCTGCACGCCATGGCCGACATCCTCCGCCGGGTCGGCCTCACCGAGGTGCGCTACCAGGAGAACTACCGCGAGGAGTGGCGCCTGGGCGAGGTCGCCTTCGACTTCGACACCTGGCCCGACCTCCCCACCTTCCTGGAGATCGAGGGACCCGACGAGGCGTCGGTGCGGCAGGCCGCCGCACTGCTGGACCTCGACTACTCCGAAGCCCGCTTCGGCAGCGTCGATGAGATCTACAAGAGCGAGGCCGGCCGCGACATCCTCGCCGAACCCACCCTCCTGTTCTCCGACGCCGAGAAGCAGGAGGACGCTGCTACGACGGCCCAGACCCGTTAA
- a CDS encoding DUF6274 family protein, with protein MAASTARHETGALLRAHLSAVSGYRHLTRQCPVCHRLLRLAMDPAEAVPEGPAAPSAASLGGRQTPFAAQALGSRENAAGAAARGAPGPGTTGLGATADADTAVDADTAAGAGSGTAIEAGRNEAGRTEAGRRAGSGGEASARP; from the coding sequence ATGGCGGCATCCACAGCGAGACACGAGACCGGGGCGCTGCTGCGCGCCCATCTGTCGGCCGTCTCCGGCTATCGGCACCTCACCCGGCAGTGTCCGGTCTGCCATCGGCTGCTGCGCCTCGCCATGGACCCGGCGGAGGCCGTGCCGGAAGGGCCCGCGGCGCCGTCTGCCGCGTCCCTGGGGGGCCGTCAGACGCCCTTTGCCGCCCAGGCGCTGGGGAGCCGGGAGAACGCGGCGGGCGCGGCGGCGCGGGGCGCCCCGGGGCCCGGCACCACGGGGCTCGGCGCCACGGCGGACGCGGACACCGCGGTGGACGCGGACACCGCTGCGGGCGCCGGGTCCGGCACCGCGATCGAAGCCGGGCGTAACGAAGCCGGGCGTACCGAAGCCGGGCGTCGCGCCGGCTCCGGAGGCGAAGCCTCCGCCCGTCCATGA
- a CDS encoding methyltransferase domain-containing protein, giving the protein MQTQSLWEHTLTFFPQFLATLRERVTHDATVAVVGASDGKFVLPLAAAGYHVVAVERDAVALHGGDVHLPGDSQAHALGLIDRLKLEELHDRVQVVEDDFLDGGPLGLQCEAVWTSCSWHYSANHHRPLAEFVDRMQRLVRPGGLFGAEFMMPVDRRHHMIEHYTSPERLRHHFLGDWEVLLTLRTNEFTERPHVGQLHDHTHRMGLLMGARTSTLTDHF; this is encoded by the coding sequence ATGCAGACACAGAGCCTGTGGGAGCACACCCTCACCTTCTTCCCGCAGTTCCTCGCCACGTTACGGGAACGCGTCACCCATGACGCCACCGTCGCGGTTGTCGGCGCGAGCGACGGCAAGTTCGTCCTGCCCCTCGCCGCCGCCGGCTACCACGTCGTCGCCGTCGAACGCGACGCGGTCGCCCTGCACGGGGGCGACGTCCACCTCCCGGGTGACAGCCAGGCACACGCGTTGGGCCTGATCGACCGACTGAAGCTCGAAGAACTCCACGACCGCGTACAGGTCGTTGAGGACGACTTCCTCGACGGCGGACCCCTGGGCCTGCAGTGCGAGGCGGTCTGGACGAGCTGCTCGTGGCACTACAGTGCCAACCACCACCGCCCGCTCGCCGAGTTCGTCGACCGCATGCAGCGCCTGGTCCGCCCGGGCGGTCTGTTCGGCGCGGAGTTCATGATGCCCGTCGATAGACGCCACCACATGATCGAGCACTACACCTCTCCCGAGCGCCTTCGCCACCACTTCCTCGGCGACTGGGAGGTCCTGCTCACCCTGCGCACCAACGAGTTCACCGAGCGGCCCCACGTCGGCCAACTGCACGACCACACCCACCGCATGGGCCTGCTCATGGGGGCCCGGACGTCCACCCTCACCGACCACTTCTGA
- a CDS encoding DUF3073 domain-containing protein, whose protein sequence is MGRGRAKAKQTKVARQLKYNSGGTDLSRLASELGASTSSQPPNAEPFEDDEDDDPYARYAEMYNDEEDEDEESGPSSQRRGA, encoded by the coding sequence ATGGGGCGCGGCCGGGCCAAGGCCAAGCAGACGAAGGTCGCCCGCCAGCTGAAGTACAACAGCGGTGGGACGGATCTCTCACGTCTGGCCAGCGAGCTGGGCGCATCGACGTCGAGTCAGCCGCCGAACGCGGAGCCGTTCGAGGACGACGAGGACGACGACCCGTACGCCCGCTACGCGGAGATGTACAACGACGAGGAGGACGAGGACGAGGAGTCCGGTCCTTCGTCGCAGCGTCGCGGCGCTTGA
- a CDS encoding Leu/Phe/Val dehydrogenase — protein sequence MTDVTDGVLHTLFHSDQGGHEQVVLCQDRASGLKAVIAIHSTALGPALGGTRFYPYASEEAAVADALNLSRGMSYKNAMAGLDHGGGKAVIIGDPERIKTEELLLAYGRFVASLGGRYVTACDVGTYVADMDVVARECRWTTGRSPEHGGAGDSSVLTAYGVFQGMRASAQAEWGDPTLHGRTVGVAGVGKVGHHLVEHLLEDGAQVVVTDVREESVRRITDRFPRVRVARDTAELIRTEGLDVYAPCALGGALDDETVPALTARIVCGAANNQLAHPGVEKDLADRRILYAPDYVVNAGGVIQVADELHGFDFDRCKAKASKIFDTTLAIFARAKDDGIPPAAAADRIAEQRIAEARRR from the coding sequence GTGACCGATGTGACCGACGGCGTCCTGCACACCCTGTTCCACTCGGACCAGGGCGGACACGAGCAAGTCGTGCTCTGCCAGGACCGCGCCAGTGGTTTGAAGGCCGTCATCGCCATCCACTCGACCGCTCTGGGCCCCGCCCTGGGCGGCACCCGCTTCTACCCGTACGCCTCCGAGGAAGCCGCCGTCGCGGACGCGCTGAACCTCTCCCGGGGGATGTCGTACAAGAACGCCATGGCGGGCCTCGACCACGGCGGCGGCAAGGCCGTGATCATCGGGGATCCCGAGCGGATCAAGACAGAGGAACTGCTGCTGGCCTACGGCCGGTTCGTGGCGTCCCTCGGCGGCCGCTACGTCACCGCCTGCGACGTCGGCACGTACGTGGCCGACATGGACGTGGTGGCCCGCGAGTGCCGCTGGACCACCGGCCGCTCCCCCGAGCACGGCGGCGCCGGCGACTCCTCCGTCCTCACCGCCTACGGCGTGTTCCAGGGCATGCGCGCCTCCGCCCAGGCCGAGTGGGGCGACCCCACACTGCACGGCCGCACGGTCGGGGTCGCGGGTGTCGGCAAGGTCGGCCACCACCTGGTCGAGCACCTGCTCGAGGACGGCGCCCAGGTCGTCGTCACCGATGTACGCGAGGAGTCGGTACGGCGGATCACCGACAGGTTCCCGCGGGTGCGGGTGGCCCGGGACACCGCCGAGCTCATCCGCACCGAGGGGCTGGACGTCTACGCCCCCTGCGCCCTCGGCGGAGCGCTGGACGACGAGACCGTGCCCGCGCTGACCGCCCGGATCGTGTGCGGCGCGGCCAACAACCAGCTCGCCCACCCGGGTGTCGAGAAGGACCTCGCCGACCGCCGCATCCTCTACGCGCCCGACTACGTCGTGAACGCGGGCGGGGTGATCCAGGTCGCCGACGAGCTGCACGGCTTCGACTTCGACCGCTGCAAGGCGAAGGCGTCGAAGATCTTCGACACCACTCTGGCGATATTCGCACGTGCGAAGGACGACGGTATTCCGCCGGCCGCGGCCGCGGACCGTATCGCGGAGCAGCGGATCGCGGAGGCGCGCCGCCGGTAG
- the purM gene encoding phosphoribosylformylglycinamidine cyclo-ligase, which produces MSETGASYAAAGVDIEAGDRAVELMKEWVKKTRRPEVLGGIGGFAGLFDASALKRYQRPLLASATDGVGTKVDLARRMGVYDTIGHDLVAMVMDDIVVCGAEPLFMTDYICVGKVHPERVAAIVKGIAEGCVLAGCALVGGETAEHPGLLGPDDFDVAGAGTGVVEADGLLGAERIRTGDAVIAMASSGLHSNGYSLVRHVVFDRLGWTLDREVPEFGRTLGEELLEPTRIYSLDCLALTRTTEVRAFSHITGGGLSANLARVIPDGLHAVVDRSTWTPGAVFDLVGTAGRVERAELESTLNMGVGMMAVVPRESVGAALTTLADRGVDAWVAGEVTDRGEHSTGAGMVGDYAS; this is translated from the coding sequence ATGTCTGAGACAGGTGCTTCCTACGCCGCGGCGGGCGTCGACATCGAGGCGGGCGACCGCGCCGTCGAGCTGATGAAGGAGTGGGTGAAGAAGACTCGCCGCCCCGAGGTCCTCGGCGGCATCGGCGGCTTCGCCGGGCTCTTCGACGCCTCCGCCCTCAAGCGCTACCAGCGCCCGCTGCTCGCGTCCGCCACCGACGGCGTCGGCACCAAGGTCGACCTCGCCCGCCGGATGGGCGTGTACGACACCATCGGGCACGACCTGGTGGCCATGGTCATGGACGACATCGTCGTCTGCGGCGCCGAGCCGCTCTTCATGACCGACTACATCTGCGTCGGCAAGGTCCACCCCGAGCGGGTGGCCGCCATCGTCAAGGGGATCGCCGAGGGCTGCGTCCTCGCCGGCTGCGCCCTGGTCGGCGGCGAGACCGCGGAGCACCCCGGCCTGCTGGGCCCGGACGACTTCGACGTCGCCGGTGCCGGTACGGGCGTCGTGGAGGCCGACGGGCTGCTGGGTGCCGAGCGCATCCGCACGGGCGACGCGGTGATCGCGATGGCCTCCTCGGGCCTTCACTCGAACGGGTACTCCCTGGTGCGGCACGTGGTCTTCGACCGGCTGGGCTGGACGCTCGACCGGGAGGTCCCGGAGTTCGGCCGCACCCTCGGCGAGGAACTGCTCGAGCCCACCAGGATCTACTCGCTGGACTGCCTCGCGCTGACCCGCACCACCGAGGTGCGCGCCTTCAGCCACATCACCGGCGGTGGACTCTCGGCCAACCTCGCGCGCGTGATCCCCGACGGGCTGCACGCGGTCGTGGACCGGTCGACGTGGACGCCGGGCGCGGTGTTCGACCTCGTGGGTACCGCCGGCCGGGTCGAGCGCGCGGAGCTGGAGAGCACCCTCAACATGGGCGTCGGCATGATGGCCGTGGTTCCGCGGGAGTCGGTGGGTGCCGCGCTGACGACACTCGCCGACCGCGGCGTGGATGCCTGGGTCGCCGGTGAGGTCACCGACCGCGGCGAGCACTCCACCGGCGCCGGAATGGTCGGCGACTACGCGAGCTGA
- the bldC gene encoding developmental transcriptional regulator BldC translates to MTARTPDAEPLLTPAEVATMFRVDPKTVTRWAKAGKLTSIRTLGGHRRYREAEVRALLAGIPQQRSEA, encoded by the coding sequence ATGACCGCTCGCACCCCTGATGCCGAGCCGCTGCTGACCCCGGCTGAGGTCGCCACCATGTTCCGCGTGGACCCGAAGACGGTTACGCGCTGGGCCAAGGCAGGCAAGCTCACGTCCATCCGTACGCTCGGTGGACACCGCCGGTACCGCGAGGCTGAGGTCCGTGCACTGCTGGCGGGTATCCCGCAGCAGCGCAGCGAGGCCTGA
- the hrpA gene encoding ATP-dependent RNA helicase HrpA: MSTSFADLQKRLAEISLRDAHRLGRRLEGTRRIRKPEARQAVLDEIAAEAGKAAERTAGRAARVPRVTYPELLPVSQKKDEILEAIRDHQVVIVAGETGSGKTTQIPKICLELGRGVRGMIGHTQPRRIAARTVAERVAEELRTPLGEAVGWKVRFTDQVNPDATFVKLMTDGILLAEIQTDRELHAYDTIIIDEAHERSLNIDFLLGYLSQLLPRRPDLKVVITSATIDPERFSRHFGDAPIVEVSGRTYPVEVRYRPLLEEAEPDARGSDRADRADRAGGGAGGGDSDRDQITAICDAVDELQREGPGDILVFLSGEREIRDTADALNKKNLRHTEVLPLYARLSHAEQHRVFQPHTGRRIVLATNVAETSLTVPGIKYVIDPGTARISRYSHRTKVQRLPIEAISQASANQRKGRCGRTSDGVCIRLYGEDDFLSRPEFTDAEILRTNLASVILQMTAAGLGDIEKFPFIDPPDHRNIRDGVQLLEELGALDPAQKDPGKRLTQTGRRLAQLPVDPRLARMVLEADRNGCVREVMVIAAALSIQDPRERPADKQAQADQMHARFRDETSDFLAFLNLWSYVREQQKDRGSSGFRRMCKQEYLNFLRIREWQDIYSQLRTVAKQMGLRVEEPSAGTGAPEQSVHVSLLAGLLSHIGMKDVKDTGREGGKGAARDGGKDGARDGGKGTAKNEYLGARNARFAVFPGSALFRKPPRFVMSAELVETSRLWARVNARIEPEWIEPLAAHLVRRTYSEPHWEKDQAAVMAYEKVTLYGVPIVAHRKVNYGRIDPETSRELFIRNALVEGDWRTHHKFFADNRRLLTEVEELEHRARRRDILVDDETLFDFYDQRVPEHVVSGAHFDSWWKHKRSEQPELLDFEREMLINEKAGAVTKDDYPDSWRQGRLKFRVTYQFEPGADADGVTVHIPLQVLNQVTGEGFDWQIPGLRAEVVTELIRSLPKPIRRNYVPAPDFARAFLERAVPLQEPLPVTLARELQRMVGVPVTADDFDLARVPEHLKVTFRIVDERRRRLAEDKDLEALRLRLKPKARRALSEAAAATAGRTGGGAVERTGLKDWTIGTLSRVFETRRAGQPVKAYPALVDDGDSVSVRLFDTEAEQAEAMWRGTRRLIMLNIPVNPAKFASDRMSNQQKLALSANPHGSVQALFDDCATASADRLIADHGGPAWDEESFRKLYDRVRADLVDATVRTVDRVGQILAAWQACERRLKTTTSPALAGNVEDVREQLGRLVPPGFVTRTGLRRLPDLMRYLVAVDRRLQQMPTSVQRDTTRMEKVREMQDEYAWLLEQLPAGRPVPQEVRDIRWMIEELRVSYFAHALGTAYPVSDKRIVRAIDAAAP; encoded by the coding sequence ATGTCTACTTCCTTCGCCGACCTCCAGAAGCGGCTGGCCGAGATCTCGCTGCGTGACGCGCACCGGCTCGGGCGGCGCCTCGAGGGCACCCGCCGCATCCGCAAACCCGAGGCCCGGCAGGCCGTGCTCGACGAGATCGCGGCCGAGGCCGGCAAGGCCGCCGAGCGGACCGCCGGGCGCGCCGCGCGGGTGCCCCGGGTCACGTACCCGGAACTGCTCCCGGTCAGCCAGAAGAAGGACGAGATCCTCGAGGCGATACGGGACCACCAGGTCGTGATCGTCGCGGGTGAGACCGGCTCGGGCAAGACCACGCAGATCCCCAAGATCTGCCTGGAACTCGGCCGCGGCGTACGCGGCATGATCGGGCACACCCAGCCGCGCCGGATCGCCGCGCGGACGGTCGCCGAGCGCGTGGCCGAGGAGCTGCGCACCCCCCTCGGCGAGGCGGTCGGCTGGAAGGTCCGGTTCACCGACCAGGTGAACCCGGACGCGACCTTCGTCAAGCTCATGACGGACGGCATCCTGCTGGCCGAGATCCAGACCGACCGCGAGCTGCACGCCTACGACACGATCATCATCGACGAGGCCCACGAGCGGTCCCTCAACATCGACTTCCTGCTCGGCTACCTCTCCCAGCTGCTGCCCAGGCGACCGGACCTCAAGGTCGTGATCACGTCCGCGACGATCGATCCCGAGCGCTTCTCCCGGCACTTCGGCGACGCGCCGATCGTGGAGGTGAGCGGTCGTACGTATCCGGTCGAGGTGCGCTACCGGCCGCTGCTCGAGGAAGCGGAGCCCGACGCCCGCGGGAGCGACCGGGCCGACCGGGCCGACCGGGCCGGCGGGGGCGCCGGGGGCGGTGACTCCGACCGCGACCAGATCACCGCGATCTGCGACGCGGTCGACGAACTCCAGCGGGAAGGGCCGGGCGACATCCTGGTCTTCCTCTCCGGCGAGCGGGAGATCCGCGACACCGCGGACGCGCTGAACAAGAAGAACCTCCGCCACACCGAGGTCCTCCCCCTCTACGCCAGGCTGTCGCACGCCGAGCAGCACCGCGTCTTCCAGCCGCACACCGGCCGCCGGATCGTCCTGGCGACGAACGTGGCCGAGACGTCCCTGACGGTGCCGGGCATCAAGTACGTCATCGACCCCGGCACCGCGCGCATCTCCCGCTACAGCCACCGCACCAAGGTCCAGCGGCTGCCCATCGAGGCGATCAGCCAGGCCAGCGCCAACCAGCGCAAGGGCCGCTGCGGCCGTACGTCCGACGGCGTCTGCATCCGGCTCTACGGCGAGGACGACTTCCTGTCCCGGCCGGAGTTCACGGACGCCGAGATCCTCCGTACGAACCTCGCCTCGGTCATCCTCCAGATGACCGCGGCCGGGCTCGGCGACATCGAGAAGTTCCCCTTCATCGACCCGCCGGACCACCGGAACATCCGGGACGGCGTGCAGCTGCTGGAGGAGCTGGGCGCGCTCGACCCCGCCCAGAAGGACCCGGGGAAGCGGCTGACCCAGACCGGCCGCAGACTCGCCCAGCTGCCCGTCGACCCCCGGCTGGCCCGGATGGTCCTGGAGGCGGACAGGAACGGCTGCGTCCGCGAGGTCATGGTCATCGCCGCCGCGCTGTCGATCCAGGACCCCCGGGAGCGCCCCGCCGACAAGCAGGCGCAGGCCGACCAGATGCACGCCCGCTTCAGGGACGAGACGAGCGACTTCCTCGCCTTCCTCAACCTCTGGAGCTATGTCCGCGAGCAGCAGAAGGATCGCGGCTCGTCCGGTTTCCGCCGGATGTGCAAGCAGGAGTACCTGAACTTCCTGCGCATCCGCGAATGGCAGGACATCTACTCCCAGCTGCGCACGGTAGCCAAGCAGATGGGGCTCCGCGTCGAGGAGCCCTCGGCGGGCACCGGCGCGCCCGAGCAGTCCGTCCATGTCTCCCTCCTCGCCGGCCTGCTGTCGCACATCGGGATGAAGGACGTCAAGGACACCGGGAGGGAGGGCGGGAAGGGCGCCGCGCGGGACGGCGGGAAGGACGGCGCGCGGGACGGCGGGAAGGGCACGGCGAAGAACGAGTACCTGGGCGCCCGGAACGCCAGGTTCGCCGTCTTCCCCGGCTCGGCGCTGTTCAGGAAGCCGCCGCGGTTCGTGATGTCCGCCGAGCTGGTCGAGACGTCCCGGCTGTGGGCGCGGGTCAACGCGAGGATCGAGCCCGAGTGGATCGAGCCGCTCGCGGCACACCTGGTCAGGCGCACCTACAGCGAGCCGCACTGGGAGAAGGACCAGGCCGCGGTGATGGCGTACGAGAAGGTCACCCTGTACGGGGTGCCGATCGTCGCCCATCGCAAGGTGAACTACGGCCGGATCGACCCGGAGACGAGCCGTGAGCTTTTCATCCGCAACGCCCTGGTCGAGGGCGACTGGCGGACCCACCACAAGTTCTTCGCGGACAACCGCAGGCTCCTCACCGAGGTGGAGGAGCTGGAGCACCGGGCCCGTCGGCGCGACATCCTCGTCGACGACGAGACCCTGTTCGACTTCTACGACCAGCGGGTGCCCGAGCACGTGGTGTCCGGGGCCCACTTCGACTCGTGGTGGAAGCACAAACGCAGCGAGCAGCCGGAGCTGCTCGACTTCGAGCGCGAGATGCTCATCAACGAGAAGGCCGGGGCGGTCACCAAGGACGACTACCCGGACTCGTGGCGGCAGGGACGGCTGAAGTTCCGCGTCACGTACCAGTTCGAGCCGGGCGCGGACGCCGACGGCGTGACCGTCCACATCCCGCTGCAGGTGCTCAACCAGGTCACCGGGGAGGGCTTCGACTGGCAGATCCCCGGACTGCGCGCCGAGGTCGTCACCGAGCTGATCCGCTCCCTGCCCAAGCCGATCCGCCGGAACTACGTGCCCGCGCCGGACTTCGCCAGGGCCTTCCTGGAGCGTGCCGTCCCGCTGCAGGAGCCGCTGCCGGTCACGCTGGCGCGGGAACTCCAGCGCATGGTCGGGGTGCCGGTCACGGCGGACGACTTCGACCTGGCCAGGGTCCCCGAGCATCTGAAGGTCACCTTCCGGATCGTCGACGAGCGGCGGCGCAGGCTGGCCGAGGACAAGGACCTGGAGGCGCTGCGCCTGCGGTTGAAGCCGAAGGCGCGCCGGGCGCTGTCGGAGGCCGCCGCGGCCACCGCCGGACGGACCGGTGGCGGTGCCGTCGAGCGGACGGGGCTGAAGGACTGGACGATCGGGACGCTGTCGCGGGTCTTCGAGACCCGCCGGGCGGGCCAGCCGGTCAAGGCCTACCCCGCGCTGGTGGACGACGGCGACTCGGTCTCCGTGCGCCTGTTCGACACCGAGGCGGAGCAGGCGGAGGCGATGTGGCGGGGCACCCGTCGGCTGATCATGCTGAACATCCCGGTGAATCCGGCGAAGTTCGCCTCCGACCGGATGTCCAACCAGCAGAAGCTCGCGCTGTCGGCCAACCCGCACGGCTCGGTCCAGGCGCTCTTCGACGACTGTGCGACGGCCTCCGCCGACAGGCTGATCGCGGACCACGGCGGACCCGCCTGGGACGAGGAGTCGTTCCGCAAGCTCTACGACCGGGTCCGCGCGGACCTCGTGGACGCGACGGTGCGGACCGTCGACCGGGTGGGGCAGATCCTTGCCGCCTGGCAGGCCTGTGAGCGCCGTCTGAAGACCACCACCAGTCCGGCGCTCGCCGGCAACGTCGAGGATGTGCGCGAGCAGCTCGGCCGGCTCGTGCCGCCCGGCTTCGTGACCCGGACCGGTCTTCGGCGACTGCCCGACCTGATGCGCTATCTGGTCGCGGTGGACCGCCGGTTGCAGCAGATGCCGACCTCCGTCCAGCGCGACACGACGCGTATGGAGAAGGTCCGGGAGATGCAGGACGAGTACGCCTGGCTCCTGGAGCAGCTGCCCGCGGGCCGCCCGGTGCCGCAGGAGGTCCGGGACATCCGCTGGATGATCGAGGAGCTGCGGGTGAGCTACTTCGCCCACGCGCTGGGCACCGCCTACCCCGTCTCCGACAAGCGCATCGTCAGGGCGATCGACGCGGCGGCACCGTGA
- a CDS encoding radical SAM protein: protein MIGEVTGIKKIRMLYLQLLYRCNFTCLHCFHGKRLQYADAFTAEEASSLLTLMRDEYGTEAVTLLGGEPFVHRDLAQVVRHAKEELGQRVEICTNGYRIERRLTEIAAHLDLLRVSLEGVGSTNDGIRRQGSYQSALNSLSLARDLGVPTGATMTVTSRNINEVLPLAGVLAQLGVRQLKLHHLRPVGNAADHPELPVTAPSAYGRLREELASADLPLEVIVDEDLSEHGAPQACAPSDGPREIDRIEADPRGALTMSCKAVGKDSHAFWYEKAAGRIVHKPSSADELTLAVPDVVYGRA, encoded by the coding sequence GTGATCGGGGAAGTCACCGGGATCAAGAAGATCCGAATGCTGTACCTGCAGCTGCTCTACCGCTGCAACTTCACATGCCTGCACTGCTTCCACGGCAAGCGGCTCCAGTACGCCGACGCGTTCACCGCCGAGGAAGCCTCGAGCCTCCTCACCCTGATGCGGGACGAGTACGGCACGGAGGCCGTGACCCTGCTCGGCGGAGAGCCGTTCGTCCACCGGGATCTCGCGCAGGTCGTCCGCCACGCGAAGGAGGAGCTGGGCCAGCGCGTCGAGATCTGCACCAACGGGTACCGGATCGAGCGCCGCCTGACCGAGATCGCTGCGCACTTGGACCTGCTCAGGGTCTCGCTGGAGGGCGTCGGATCGACCAACGACGGCATCCGCAGGCAGGGCAGTTACCAGAGCGCCCTGAACTCGCTCAGTCTGGCGCGGGACCTCGGCGTTCCGACGGGCGCGACCATGACCGTCACCTCGCGGAACATCAATGAGGTCCTCCCTCTCGCAGGCGTCTTGGCGCAGCTCGGGGTCCGGCAACTCAAGCTCCACCACCTGCGGCCGGTCGGCAACGCCGCCGACCACCCTGAACTGCCGGTCACCGCCCCCTCCGCCTACGGCCGGCTACGCGAAGAGCTCGCCTCGGCCGACCTGCCCTTGGAGGTGATCGTCGACGAGGACCTCTCCGAACACGGCGCCCCGCAGGCGTGCGCACCGTCCGACGGACCTCGCGAGATCGACCGCATCGAGGCCGACCCACGCGGTGCGCTGACCATGTCCTGCAAGGCCGTAGGCAAGGACTCGCACGCCTTCTGGTACGAGAAGGCGGCAGGACGCATCGTCCACAAGCCCTCGTCCGCCGACGAGCTCACTCTCGCGGTGCCGGACGTGGTGTATGGCCGTGCCTGA